The Kineococcus radiotolerans SRS30216 = ATCC BAA-149 genomic interval GGGTCCCCGGGCACTTGGCCAGGACCTTCACCACCGGCGGCGCGTCGAGGAGCAGCTCCTCGAAGGGCGCGACGCGCTGCTCCAGCCCGCCGTCGAAGCGGGTGGCGTAGGCGGCCTCGCGGCGGAACCCGACGACGGCCTCCAGGGCGAACCCGATGCCCGGCATGGCCGGGCGCAGCCGCGCGGCGACCTCGCGCAGGACCTCCACCGGGATGGCGTGCTGGCGCACGACCTCGCCGGCGTCGAGGTCGAAGACGACGGCGCCGTTGGCGCAGACGACCTGCCCGCGCAGCCCCGCCTCCTCGGCCAGCGGCGTCACCCAGCGCGGCGGGCGCCCGGTGACGGGCACCACCGGGATGCCGGCGCGCTCGCAGGCGGCGAAGGCGGCCAGGGTGCGGGCGCTGACGGGGCGCTCGCGCGGGATGACGGTGCCGTCGAGGTCGGTGGCGACCAGACCCCAGCCGCGGGCGAACTCCCGTTCCGCCGCCTCCGTCGCGTCGTCGAGGGTGGCGGTGCGGGGTTCCTCGAGGCTCACCCGGGCATCCTGCCACCCGCCCGCCGCCCGTGCCCGCGCCGCGGGTCGCGGGCGGGGGTCGCGGGCGGGGGTCGCGGGCGGGGTCAGGGGCGGGGGTCGACGCGTTCCCACCGCCGCCCGCCGCGGCGGCCGCCGGTGGCGGCCACGCACTTCGGGCACGTCCAGCGGACGGCGTCGGCGCTGCCCCCGGTGAGGGGGTCGACGTCGGCGAAGTCCACGTGGGGGAACCGGGCCAGGCCCGCGCGCCGCAGCGGCACCCCGCACAGCGTCGAGTTCTGCCCGGGCTGCCAGGCGTGGACCTCCCCCGACGGCGCCCGGCTGCCCTCGTCCGGGTACCACGTCCCGCTCGCCGCGACCTTCACCACGCCTCCTCCGACCACGGGCCCCGCCCGCTCCGGTGGCCGTGGGCTCGACCGACGGTCCGAGGCTACGCGCGCGGGGGCCGACGGCGACCCGGGCGACCGGGTGCGGGCCCGGCCGCCCCGCGGTTCACACCGGCAGGGGCGTGGCGGCCGGGACGTCCTCGACGCGGTGGTAGACGGGCAGCCCGCGCCGCTGGGCGATGGCCACGTCCTGGTCGGCCCCGCGCGAGGCGCCGGGCAGGCGGAGCACGGCGTCGCAGTGCTCGAGCAGGCGCTGCGCGGTCGGGTACATGACCTGCTCGGCGAGCGGGTGGGCGGGCCCGTCGCCCCCGGCCCCGCGCAGCACCGGCAGGGCGATCCACTCCCCGATGACGGGCACGTGGCCGCGGGCGAAGACCGGCCAGGCGGCCTCCTCCAGCCGCCGCAGGTTGGCGGCCAGCAGGTCGGGGTCGTCGCCGGTGCCGGAGCGGTAGGGGCCGGCGATGAGGATGAGCAGCGGTCTCGCCGCGGTGGTGGTCATGCCGCTACCGTAGACGATAACGTGCAAGAACGTGAAGGAGTTTGAGAGAACGGGAAGGAGCGTGCGTGCTGGGGCGCGACGCCACGACCTGTTCCGCATCGACGGCCGCCCGGTCGCCGACGCGGGCGGGCCCGTCACCGGCCGGGGACGTCCTTGCGCAGCTCCCACAGCCCGTAGCGCACGACGTAGGAGTACTCCTCGTGCCGCCAGGCCGGGACGAACCGGTACGACCACGGCGACAGGCCCGCCGCCGTGACCGCGGCCAGCTGCGCGGTGGCGTCGTAGGCGTGCATGTCGACCCCCGGCAGGCCCTCCGCGGAGAACGCGCGCCGGGAGGGGCCCGGCGCCGGCGCGGTACGGTCCTCCACGACCCCCACCAGCAGCCGCGCCCCCGGCGCGCACGCCTCGGCGAGGTGGCCCAGGGTCGCGGTGAGGTCGCGGCAGAACTCCAGGCAGCCCACGGCGACGACCACGTCGAAGCGTCCCCAGGCGCCCGGCAGCGGGTCGTGGAAGTCGTGCCGCTCGTAGCGGCCCCCCGGCCGGGCGGCGCCGGCGACCTGCAGCATCCGCGGCGAGAGGTCGACGCCGGTGACGGCGACGTCCGGGGCGAGGTCCGCGGTGAGCTGCCCCGGCCCGCACCCGACGTCGAGCACCCGGCACTCCGGGGTCACGCTGCGCAGCAGGAAGTCCGCGACGAGGGGGCCGTAGTGCTCCAGCGAGCGCCACCCGGGGACGTAGTGCGGGGCGAAGTCGTCGTAGTAGAGCTCGATGGCCCCGGTCTCGGGGCCCGCCGCGGGGGTTCTCGGGTCGTCGTGCACGCGTCAGCCGCTCCCAGGTGTTCGCTCGCCGCGCCGGGGTGCGGCGGGCTCGGGCCGGACCCGCCCGTCGAGGTTAGCCGCCGCGGGGCACCCCGGCGGGCCGGGCGGGGACCGGCGCGACCGGACGCGGGCCCGGCGGCGGGTTTCGGTCCCGCCGGACGGGGCAGGGTCCTGGGAGAACCCTTCACCGAGCACCCCGGGAGTCCCCGTGAGCACGAACGACGACAGCAACACCCTCACCCAGGCCGTCCACGACCTCGCCTCCGCCCTCTGGTTCGGCGGCAACCTCATGGGGGTGGCCGGGGTCAACAAGTCCGGCTCCGACCTCAGCGTCGGCAAGGACCGCATCGCCGTCGCGGCCTCGGCCTGGCACCGGTTCTCCCCCGTGCAGTGGGGC includes:
- a CDS encoding HAD family hydrolase, whose product is MSLEEPRTATLDDATEAAEREFARGWGLVATDLDGTVIPRERPVSARTLAAFAACERAGIPVVPVTGRPPRWVTPLAEEAGLRGQVVCANGAVVFDLDAGEVVRQHAIPVEVLREVAARLRPAMPGIGFALEAVVGFRREAAYATRFDGGLEQRVAPFEELLLDAPPVVKVLAKCPGTLSDEMVAIAAREMGDLVNVTHSNAADSLIEIMAAGVSKASTLAEVAGDRGVGAAGVVAFGDMPNDLEMLRWAGRSYAMADGHPAAREAADAVAPDCGDDGVAQVLERLLSRR
- a CDS encoding class I SAM-dependent methyltransferase translates to MHDDPRTPAAGPETGAIELYYDDFAPHYVPGWRSLEHYGPLVADFLLRSVTPECRVLDVGCGPGQLTADLAPDVAVTGVDLSPRMLQVAGAARPGGRYERHDFHDPLPGAWGRFDVVVAVGCLEFCRDLTATLGHLAEACAPGARLLVGVVEDRTAPAPGPSRRAFSAEGLPGVDMHAYDATAQLAAVTAAGLSPWSYRFVPAWRHEEYSYVVRYGLWELRKDVPGR